One Triticum dicoccoides isolate Atlit2015 ecotype Zavitan chromosome 4B, WEW_v2.0, whole genome shotgun sequence genomic window carries:
- the LOC119292054 gene encoding B3 domain-containing protein Os03g0120900-like: MEFTAIRASTAAAAGCSSPPPAADHKAEEEAAGAVEKEHMFDKVVTPSDVGKLNRLVIPKQHAEKYFPLDTSSTDKGLLLSFEDRAGKPWRFRYSYWNSSQSYVMTKGWSRFVKEKRLDAGDTVSFGRGVGEAARGRLFIDWRRRPDVVLPPGHHRGFALPSVPFSPWMAHPAGPGGAGGRMFLQATSPATLYDYDAYQHHHQRRHIGYDGYGAAPGRQVVYYQPQQQYHHQHPSLVLESVPVRMSMAAAPAHPEPSAVATSGSKRVRLFGVNLECAADAEEDFSGPGRTATTALQLLSPASSSSSSSGKARCSLNLDL; the protein is encoded by the coding sequence ATGGAGTTCACCGCAATCAGGGCCTCCACCGCGGCCGCTGCCGGCTGCTCTTCGCCGCCGCCTGCGGCGGATCATAaggccgaggaggaggcggcgggggcggtggAGAAGGAGCACATGTTCGACAAGGTCGTGACCCCGAGCGACGTGGGCAAGCTGAACCGGCTGGTGATCCCGAAGCAGCACGCGGAGAAGTACTTCCCGCTCGACACCTCCTCCACCGACAAGGGCCTCCTGCTCAGCTTCGAGGACCGCGCCGGCAAGCCGTGGCGCTTCCGCTACTCCTACTGGAACAGCAGCCAGAGCTACGTCATGACCAAGGGCTGGAGCCGCTTCGTCAAGGAGAAGCGCCTCGACGCCGGGGACACCGTCTCCTTCGGCCGCGGCGTCGGGGAGGCCGCCAGGGGCAGGCTCTTCATCGACTGGCGCCGCCGCCCCGACGTCGTCCTCCCACCCGGGCACCACCGGGGCTTTGCTCTCCCCTCTGTGCCCTTCTCGCCGTGGATGGCGCACCCGGCCGGACCCGGCGGCGCTGGCGGCAGGATGTTCCTCCAGGCGACTTCCCCGGCGACCCTCTACGACTACGACGCCTACCAACACCACCACCAGCGGCGACACATCGGGTACGACGGGTACGGGGCGGCGCCCGGCAGGCAGGTGGTGTACTACCAGCCGCAGCAGCAATACCACCACCAGCACCCGTCGCTGGTCCTGGAGTCGGTGCCGGTGCGCATGAGCATGGCGGCAGCGCCAGCGCACCCGGAGCCGTCCGCCGTGGCGACGTCGGGGTCGAAGCGGGTGCGGCTCTTCGGGGTGAACCTCGAGTGCGCGGCGGACGCCGAGGAGGACTTCAGCGGGCCCGGGAGAACGGCGACAACGGCGCTGCAGCTGCTGTCACcggcctcctcctcatcgtcgtcgtccggGAAAGCGAGGTGCTCTTTGAATCTTGACTTGTGA